Proteins co-encoded in one Nothobranchius furzeri strain GRZ-AD chromosome 4, NfurGRZ-RIMD1, whole genome shotgun sequence genomic window:
- the LOC139069597 gene encoding uncharacterized protein, with protein MLVFWEEHGIFIVERPVTAGVPEDVIRILNEDEGRYPALHIPDDDVVFVDLSQAPPQVVEFVIEGLSSDEELEVEFAFFEGLSRDEELEVEFVFEGLRRDEELEAEFVFEGLRRDEESEETDISSDRSDLGFGYPALHIPDDDVVFVGHGQAPPVEAEFAFEGLSSDEELEETDSSSDWSAFEDFMASSVDSGYGSSVLDSDEDQQLPPPEDFWLPVAPPAPPEELPEDPRPAHGSAEEDQDVEEPTPSTSVIGSIQKRTGERFLYIPPKRPRWDDSDSD; from the exons ATGTTGGTCTTCTGGGAGGAGCACG gcatcttcatcgtggagcgtcccgtgactgcaggggtccctgaggacgtcatccggattctcaatgaagatgaaggtaggtacccagcccttcacattcctgatgatgatgtggtgtttgtggatcTTAGTCAGGCTCCTCCACAAGTGGTAGAGTTtgttattgagggtctgagtagtgatgaggagttggaggtagagtttgctttttttgagggtctgagtagagatgaggagttggaggtagAGTTTGTTTTTGAGGGTCTGCGTAgagatgaggagttggaggcagagtttgtttttgagGGTCTGCGTAGAGATGAGGAGTCGGAGGAGACTGACATTAGCTCAGATCGGTCAGATTTAGGTTttgggtacccagcccttcacattcctgatgatgatgtggtgtttgtaggtcatggtcaggctcctccagtagaggcagagtttgcttttgagggtctgagtagtgatgaggagttggaggagactgacagtagctcagattggtcagcttttgaagattttatggcttctagtgtggactctggttatggtagctcagttctggatagcgatgaagaccagcagcttccaccaccagaagacttctggctgccggtagctcctccggccccaccggaagagcttccagaagatcccaggcctgcccacgggagcgctgaagaggaccaggatgtagaagaacccactccttctacctcggtcaTTGGATCcatccagaagaggactggagagcgcttcctgtacatcccaccgaagagaccaagatgggacgactccgactcggactag